One genomic region from Erythrobacter mangrovi encodes:
- a CDS encoding DUF1223 domain-containing protein — translation MKLVPAALAAAVVGTALSVFMQGGSPAIAAVEGPARPVLLELFTSQGCSSCPPADRLAEKLAREEGLVVISRPVTYWDRLGWKDTLAREENTRLQRAYATRKLAGENGVYTPQIVVDGRRGTVGSNEAVIRQMVAQEAPGPAAISTKRLRDGGLAVGLAGETPAKAELMLIALKRHVTVRIAAGENGNRAIGYTNVVVDERPIAEWTGGEQGIRVTPAQLAVPGADAYALVLRAKNAGPVLAAQLVS, via the coding sequence ATGAAGCTCGTGCCCGCCGCCCTTGCCGCTGCCGTTGTCGGAACCGCTTTGTCCGTGTTCATGCAGGGCGGGTCGCCCGCGATTGCGGCAGTCGAAGGCCCGGCGCGGCCAGTCCTGCTCGAGCTGTTCACCAGCCAGGGTTGCAGTAGCTGCCCGCCCGCCGACCGCCTTGCCGAGAAGCTCGCGCGCGAGGAAGGCCTCGTGGTGATCTCGCGCCCGGTGACCTATTGGGATCGCCTGGGCTGGAAGGACACGCTGGCACGGGAAGAGAACACTCGGCTCCAACGCGCCTATGCGACCCGGAAGCTTGCCGGAGAGAATGGCGTTTACACACCACAGATCGTGGTCGATGGCCGACGCGGTACGGTTGGCTCCAATGAAGCAGTCATCCGACAGATGGTCGCGCAAGAGGCTCCGGGCCCGGCGGCAATCTCGACGAAGCGGCTGAGGGATGGCGGGCTCGCGGTCGGGCTCGCCGGGGAAACACCGGCCAAGGCGGAGCTGATGCTGATCGCCCTCAAGCGGCACGTTACGGTGCGGATTGCGGCGGGCGAGAATGGCAATCGGGCGATCGGCTATACGAATGTCGTGGTCGACGAGCGCCCGATCGCCGAGTGGACTGGGGGCGAACAGGGCATCCGCGTAACGCCCGCGCAGCTCGCCGTGCCGGGGGCCGATGCCTATGCACTGGTCCTGCGTGCGAAGAACGCCGGGCCTGTGCTGGCCGCGCAGCTGGTGAGCTAA
- a CDS encoding sulfite exporter TauE/SafE family protein — translation MEIAGFALWQVGIALVATLASAYVRGLAGFGLAILLVPVLALALKPVEAVLIASMLGLMIGLTEIRWLINQAERSAWHIGGMVVLTTAPGMALLAITPAPVARLLIALVALSAFVAVLIPPREPEIPGRLNTLLTGAASGVLTGFAGMPGPPVVPYYVGRSIPREVAKASMVLVFTIASTTGIASGLALGMMHWRLLLLALALFPVVLIGNALGHRALGKISDRAWRIFAATVLGAASFAALLKLL, via the coding sequence GTGGAGATCGCGGGCTTTGCCCTGTGGCAAGTAGGGATCGCGCTCGTCGCGACCCTCGCCTCGGCCTATGTCCGTGGCCTTGCCGGCTTCGGGTTGGCCATCTTGCTGGTCCCGGTTCTCGCCCTGGCGCTGAAGCCGGTCGAAGCGGTGCTGATCGCCAGTATGCTGGGCCTGATGATCGGGCTGACCGAGATTCGCTGGTTGATCAACCAGGCAGAACGATCGGCCTGGCACATTGGGGGGATGGTTGTGCTGACCACCGCGCCAGGCATGGCACTGCTCGCGATTACGCCTGCGCCCGTGGCCCGGCTCCTGATCGCCCTGGTGGCGCTTTCGGCCTTCGTCGCAGTACTGATCCCGCCTCGCGAACCTGAGATACCAGGCAGGCTGAACACGCTGCTTACCGGGGCGGCCAGCGGAGTGCTTACAGGCTTCGCCGGCATGCCCGGTCCGCCCGTGGTCCCCTATTATGTCGGGCGTTCAATCCCGCGCGAGGTCGCCAAGGCTTCGATGGTGCTGGTGTTCACCATTGCATCGACCACTGGCATTGCTTCGGGCCTGGCCCTGGGCATGATGCACTGGCGCCTGTTGTTGCTGGCACTGGCGCTGTTCCCGGTCGTGCTGATCGGCAATGCGCTGGGGCACCGCGCATTGGGTAAGATCAGCGATCGCGCCTGGCGTATTTTCGCCGCGACCGTGCTCGGCGCGGCATCGTTCGCGGCGCTGTTGAAGCTGCTTTAG
- the thrS gene encoding threonine--tRNA ligase, whose amino-acid sequence MTELLKISLPDGSVREMPRGSTPADVAAAIGPGLAKAAIAARVDGELRDINRPFDGDVQLALVTSRDEADALELARHDFAHVLAEAVQALWPGTQITFGPATDDGFYYDVKAPSDRDPFSMDDLPAIEEKMREIIRADKPLRREVWSRQQLIDKWQAEGETFKAEWAQELPEGEELTVYWSGDDWLDMCRGPHLPSTGKLDPQAFKLMRVAGAYWRGDQRNEQLTRIYGTGWLNKKQLDAHLHRLEEAAKRDHRRLGREMNLFHLQEEAHGSVFWHPQGYVIYRMLEDYIRRAVQGADCREVKTPQVMDARQWERSGHWGKYRENMFVIPDEVPNIEDEGPLVSDAADWMALKPMNCPAHVLIFKQGIKSYRDLPLRLVENGCCHRNEPHGALHGLMRVRQFTQDDGHIFCREDQIVDEVRNFCELADRVYKDFGFTYAVKLALRPDQRFGSDEDWDKAEEELRQAVIDAGMATEEYGWEELPGEGAFYAPKLEWHLTDAIGRTWQVGTIQSDRVLPERLDASYIGEDGERHRPVMLHRAIFGSYERFIGILIEHFAGKLPVWLAPTQAVVATIVSDADGYANEVVARLEAAGIRVEGDLRNEKINYKVREHSLAKVPHLLVVGKREAEEGTVAVRTLGEQHQKMMTLDEAIIMLLAGATPPDLR is encoded by the coding sequence ATGACGGAACTTCTCAAGATCAGCCTGCCCGACGGTTCGGTGCGCGAAATGCCCCGCGGGAGCACCCCGGCAGATGTTGCCGCGGCCATCGGTCCCGGCCTGGCCAAGGCGGCGATCGCCGCACGCGTCGATGGCGAGCTGCGCGATATCAACCGCCCCTTCGACGGCGACGTCCAACTGGCGCTGGTGACCAGTCGCGACGAGGCGGATGCGCTGGAGCTGGCGCGGCACGATTTCGCGCATGTGCTGGCCGAGGCGGTACAGGCGCTGTGGCCGGGCACGCAGATCACTTTCGGTCCGGCAACCGATGATGGCTTCTACTATGACGTGAAGGCCCCGAGCGACCGCGACCCGTTCAGCATGGACGACCTGCCGGCTATCGAGGAGAAGATGCGCGAGATCATTCGCGCCGACAAGCCGCTGCGCCGGGAAGTGTGGAGCCGCCAGCAGCTGATCGACAAATGGCAGGCCGAAGGCGAGACGTTCAAGGCCGAGTGGGCGCAGGAACTGCCCGAGGGTGAGGAACTGACGGTCTATTGGTCGGGTGACGACTGGCTCGACATGTGTCGTGGCCCACACCTTCCCAGCACCGGCAAGCTTGATCCGCAGGCCTTCAAGCTGATGCGCGTTGCCGGGGCCTATTGGCGCGGTGACCAACGCAACGAGCAGCTCACGCGTATCTATGGCACCGGCTGGCTCAACAAGAAGCAGCTCGATGCACATCTGCACCGGTTGGAGGAGGCCGCCAAGCGCGACCATCGCCGCCTGGGCCGCGAGATGAACCTGTTCCACCTGCAGGAAGAGGCGCATGGGTCAGTGTTCTGGCACCCGCAGGGCTATGTCATCTACCGCATGCTCGAGGATTATATCCGCCGTGCGGTGCAGGGCGCCGATTGCCGTGAGGTGAAGACGCCACAGGTTATGGACGCACGCCAGTGGGAGCGTTCCGGCCACTGGGGTAAGTATCGCGAAAACATGTTCGTCATCCCGGACGAGGTGCCCAACATCGAGGATGAGGGGCCGCTGGTGTCGGATGCGGCCGACTGGATGGCGCTCAAGCCGATGAACTGCCCGGCGCATGTGCTGATCTTCAAGCAGGGCATCAAGAGCTATCGTGACCTGCCACTGCGGCTGGTCGAAAACGGCTGCTGCCACCGCAACGAGCCGCATGGCGCGTTGCACGGTTTGATGCGCGTGCGCCAGTTCACGCAGGACGATGGCCACATCTTCTGCCGCGAGGACCAGATCGTCGACGAGGTGCGCAATTTCTGCGAGCTCGCCGACCGGGTCTACAAGGACTTCGGCTTTACCTATGCGGTCAAGCTGGCGCTGCGCCCCGACCAGCGCTTCGGCTCCGACGAGGATTGGGACAAGGCCGAGGAAGAACTGCGCCAGGCGGTGATCGATGCCGGCATGGCGACCGAGGAATATGGCTGGGAGGAGCTTCCCGGAGAGGGCGCGTTCTATGCCCCCAAGCTCGAGTGGCACCTGACCGATGCGATCGGCCGTACCTGGCAGGTCGGCACGATCCAGTCGGACCGCGTGCTGCCCGAACGGCTCGACGCGAGTTACATCGGCGAAGATGGCGAACGCCACCGCCCGGTGATGCTGCACCGAGCGATTTTTGGCTCATATGAGCGCTTCATTGGCATCCTGATCGAGCATTTTGCCGGCAAGCTGCCCGTCTGGCTCGCGCCGACGCAGGCGGTAGTGGCGACGATCGTGTCGGATGCCGACGGCTATGCGAACGAGGTTGTGGCCAGGCTCGAAGCGGCCGGCATCCGTGTCGAAGGCGACCTGCGCAACGAGAAGATCAACTATAAGGTGCGCGAACACTCGCTCGCCAAGGTTCCGCACTTGCTGGTGGTCGGCAAGCGTGAGGCCGAGGAGGGCACCGTTGCGGTCCGTACGCTGGGCGAACAGCACCAGAAGATGATGACCCTCGACGAAGCGATCATCATGCTGCTGGCGGGGGCAACCCCGCCCGACCTGCGCTGA
- a CDS encoding glutathione S-transferase family protein: MKIITSIGPNPHVVRMFMAERGIELPSETVDLRSGENRAEAFLKVNPAGQSPALVLDDGNVVTEITAICEYLDETQPGTPLLGETPEARAQSRRWTRWVDLNVCEPMANGFRFSEGLPMFESRMRCLPEAAPGLKACVQDKLGWLDDRLATQDYVGGDSFGLADIMLYCFQAFGNVVGQPLDPKFANVGAWFERVAARPSASA, from the coding sequence ATGAAGATCATCACCAGCATTGGCCCCAACCCCCATGTCGTGCGCATGTTCATGGCAGAACGCGGGATCGAACTTCCGAGCGAGACCGTGGACTTGAGGAGCGGCGAGAACCGCGCCGAGGCATTCCTCAAGGTCAATCCTGCAGGCCAGTCGCCCGCGCTGGTACTCGACGATGGCAATGTGGTGACCGAAATCACCGCGATCTGCGAATATCTCGATGAGACCCAGCCGGGCACGCCCTTGTTGGGCGAAACGCCGGAAGCGCGGGCGCAATCGCGGCGGTGGACGCGGTGGGTCGATCTCAACGTGTGCGAGCCGATGGCCAACGGGTTCCGCTTTTCCGAAGGGCTGCCGATGTTCGAAAGCCGCATGCGCTGCCTGCCTGAGGCCGCGCCGGGGCTGAAGGCTTGCGTACAGGACAAGCTTGGCTGGCTCGACGATCGCCTTGCGACGCAGGATTATGTCGGTGGCGATAGCTTCGGACTGGCCGATATCATGCTCTATTGCTTCCAGGCCTTCGGTAACGTCGTCGGCCAGCCGCTCGATCCCAAGTTCGCCAATGTTGGCGCCTGGTTCGAGCGGGTGGCGGCACGGCCAAGCGCTTCGGCCTGA
- a CDS encoding alkaline phosphatase D family protein encodes MTATEPPQAPRLPAVDRRTLLKGGLLGGGLLTAPLAAHSEAGFTHGVASGEPGSGRVLLWTRYVASQSTTLEWQVSGTSDFTNTVAAGSASAQPENDWCTKDWAEGLTPGTWYYYRFVAPDGSVSDVGRTKTLPEGPTERFRMAVFSCSNIGFGWFNAYAHAAAADEFDCALHLGDYLYEYPSGTYPSAAQTVHGRSIWPAQELVALADYRERYAAYRRDPDLRRLHQLYPMISVWDDHESANDSWKDGAENHQSETEGDWGARKSAAMKAYREWMPVSDENWASYEIGDLATLFRLETRLTGRAKQFSLAEILSSGGGDPDKSRAALAAFRDGAWLDSSREMIGADQQAWLVEGFKRSKGAGKTWQVLVQQVLMGRIVSSPTIAEALPKDVPDYVRRRVLSGAMAGAEGVPFNMDAWDGYPAARARVFEAALTADANLISLAGDTHNAWAFDLDLDGAPVGIEFGVQSVASPGLESSLPQIPAETLVRSTVEGNSQLKWMDASQRGYMAVELRPGSATSEYRFLTSVHEKGAGLAGTKRITTLAGSNRLA; translated from the coding sequence ATGACCGCAACCGAGCCACCGCAAGCCCCGCGCCTGCCCGCCGTTGATCGTCGAACCCTACTGAAGGGCGGCCTGCTGGGGGGTGGCCTCCTTACCGCGCCCTTGGCTGCCCACAGCGAAGCGGGGTTCACGCATGGCGTCGCCAGTGGTGAGCCGGGAAGTGGCAGGGTGCTGCTTTGGACCCGCTACGTTGCGAGCCAATCCACCACGCTCGAATGGCAGGTCTCGGGAACCAGCGATTTCACCAACACCGTGGCGGCGGGCAGTGCTTCGGCGCAGCCCGAGAATGACTGGTGCACCAAGGACTGGGCCGAAGGCCTGACCCCTGGAACCTGGTATTACTATCGCTTCGTCGCGCCTGATGGCTCGGTGTCCGATGTCGGGCGCACCAAGACGCTGCCCGAAGGACCAACCGAACGCTTCCGCATGGCGGTGTTCAGCTGCTCGAATATCGGCTTCGGCTGGTTCAATGCCTATGCGCATGCTGCTGCTGCCGACGAGTTCGACTGTGCGCTGCATCTCGGCGACTATCTCTATGAGTATCCGAGCGGCACCTACCCGTCGGCTGCCCAGACCGTGCACGGCCGCAGCATCTGGCCGGCGCAGGAGCTGGTTGCGCTGGCGGATTATCGCGAGCGTTATGCAGCCTATCGCCGAGACCCGGATCTGCGCCGCCTGCACCAACTCTATCCGATGATCTCGGTATGGGACGATCACGAAAGCGCAAACGATTCGTGGAAGGATGGCGCCGAGAACCACCAGTCCGAGACCGAGGGCGATTGGGGTGCTCGAAAGTCAGCCGCAATGAAGGCCTATCGTGAATGGATGCCCGTCTCCGATGAGAACTGGGCCTCCTATGAGATCGGGGACCTCGCCACACTCTTCCGGTTGGAGACGCGCCTTACCGGGCGCGCCAAGCAGTTCAGCCTTGCCGAGATCCTGTCGAGCGGTGGCGGCGACCCGGACAAGTCCAGGGCCGCGCTCGCAGCCTTTCGCGATGGCGCCTGGCTCGATTCCTCGCGCGAGATGATCGGCGCGGACCAGCAGGCCTGGCTGGTCGAAGGCTTCAAGCGATCCAAGGGGGCCGGCAAGACCTGGCAGGTGCTGGTGCAGCAGGTGCTGATGGGGCGGATCGTATCTTCGCCGACGATTGCCGAGGCCTTACCCAAGGACGTGCCCGATTATGTCCGCCGCCGTGTCCTTTCGGGCGCGATGGCAGGGGCCGAAGGCGTGCCGTTCAATATGGATGCATGGGATGGCTACCCCGCTGCGCGCGCGCGGGTGTTCGAAGCAGCCCTGACAGCCGATGCCAACCTCATCAGCCTGGCGGGCGATACGCACAATGCCTGGGCCTTCGACCTCGACCTCGACGGCGCTCCCGTGGGCATCGAATTCGGTGTCCAGTCGGTGGCGTCGCCCGGCCTCGAAAGCAGTCTCCCGCAAATTCCGGCCGAAACGCTTGTGCGCAGCACGGTGGAGGGCAATTCGCAGCTCAAGTGGATGGACGCCTCACAGCGCGGCTACATGGCGGTCGAACTGCGTCCGGGCAGTGCGACCAGCGAGTATCGCTTCCTCACCAGCGTGCACGAAAAGGGCGCAGGTCTGGCCGGCACCAAGCGCATCACCACGCTGGCCGGCAGCAACCGGCTTGCCTAG
- a CDS encoding helix-turn-helix transcriptional regulator, translated as MRNRLKVLRAERDWSQQDLADRLEVSRQSVNAIETGRYDPSLPLAFRIADTFSLPIEEIFLRD; from the coding sequence GTGAGGAATCGCCTCAAGGTCCTGCGCGCAGAGCGTGACTGGAGCCAACAGGATCTGGCCGACCGGCTCGAGGTCAGTCGCCAGAGCGTCAACGCGATCGAGACGGGACGGTACGACCCGTCGCTGCCCCTGGCTTTCCGCATCGCGGATACTTTCTCCCTCCCGATCGAAGAGATCTTCTTGCGCGATTAG